One Oceanicoccus sagamiensis genomic region harbors:
- a CDS encoding SDR family oxidoreductase — MGGFNRWSTAEKVSEGIDLKGKTALVTGANTGLGLETTRVLALRGAKVIMACRDQQKAEAARDKIVAESAGNIQPEQLLNLPLDMNALASVRASAEEFLSWDMPLDILINNAGIMIPMERRTEDGFEAHLGINHLAHFLFTRLIIDALKRAGQARVVVVASGAMGMATQTAELNDINWEERKFSGMRSYGDSKLMNLLFAKELNKRFNQDGIVANALHPGVIATELARDQSLPFMILGLVAIPFMKSKGQGAATSVYLATSPDYASKGGLYFSSCQEARPEYKLASDEALCTAVWERSEALTGLDNR; from the coding sequence ATGGGCGGCTTTAACCGTTGGTCTACCGCTGAGAAAGTCAGTGAGGGCATTGATTTAAAGGGCAAGACTGCCTTGGTAACAGGGGCTAATACGGGGCTGGGTTTAGAAACCACTCGGGTATTAGCCTTGCGCGGCGCTAAAGTCATTATGGCCTGCCGTGACCAGCAAAAAGCTGAAGCTGCGCGGGACAAAATTGTCGCTGAAAGCGCGGGTAATATACAGCCTGAACAGTTGTTAAACCTCCCACTTGATATGAATGCTCTGGCTAGTGTGCGGGCATCTGCGGAAGAGTTTTTAAGCTGGGATATGCCGCTGGATATACTGATCAATAATGCCGGTATTATGATCCCCATGGAGCGCCGTACCGAGGATGGTTTTGAAGCCCATCTGGGTATTAATCATTTAGCCCACTTTCTGTTTACTCGTTTAATTATTGATGCCTTAAAGCGTGCCGGTCAGGCCAGGGTGGTCGTTGTTGCCTCGGGCGCTATGGGTATGGCGACGCAAACTGCCGAGCTTAATGATATCAATTGGGAAGAGAGAAAGTTTAGCGGTATGCGTTCTTACGGCGATTCCAAGCTGATGAACTTATTATTTGCTAAAGAACTCAACAAACGCTTTAACCAAGATGGCATTGTTGCCAATGCTTTGCACCCCGGTGTTATTGCCACGGAGCTGGCCCGCGATCAAAGTTTACCCTTTATGATTCTGGGACTTGTGGCCATCCCCTTTATGAAATCCAAGGGGCAGGGCGCCGCCACCAGTGTTTATCTGGCTACCTCACCGGATTATGCCAGCAAAGGTGGCTTGTATTTTTCCAGTTGTCAGGAAGCACGCCCCGAATACAAATTAGCATCTGACGAAGCTTTGTGTACTGCCGTTTGGGAGCGCAGTGAAGCTTTAACAGGTTTAGATAATAGATAA
- a CDS encoding SDR family NAD(P)-dependent oxidoreductase: MGTLDGKTAVVLGASGQSNFGTAIAKRLAAEGANVVVAARRKEPLAELAKEINGLAVACDLTDEAQLENLFSSAMEKYGRVDMAVNSAGVHAAGTIAELTADMIRPTLEVSFIGALLFFKHAAAVMDKGGSVVTVSSLTARIPGPGLAAYSGARAGIDYAIKVAAVEYQEKKIRFNSIAAGMIQTDMTDMFFAMPSVVQAHLDETPCGRMGTVDDMAEAALYLADDSRSGYINGQVLDLSGGQQMGHLPRFDL; this comes from the coding sequence ATGGGAACATTAGACGGAAAGACCGCAGTCGTATTGGGTGCCTCAGGGCAAAGTAATTTTGGTACAGCCATTGCAAAACGCCTGGCGGCTGAAGGAGCCAATGTTGTGGTTGCTGCAAGGCGCAAAGAGCCGCTGGCTGAATTGGCCAAAGAGATAAACGGTTTGGCAGTGGCCTGTGATCTAACTGACGAAGCGCAGCTTGAAAACCTATTTAGCAGCGCCATGGAAAAATATGGACGGGTCGATATGGCCGTCAATTCAGCGGGTGTCCATGCCGCCGGTACCATTGCAGAATTAACCGCCGATATGATTCGCCCAACGCTGGAAGTCAGCTTTATTGGCGCCTTGTTGTTCTTTAAGCATGCTGCCGCAGTTATGGATAAGGGCGGGTCGGTGGTTACCGTCTCTTCATTAACAGCCCGTATACCAGGGCCAGGTCTGGCTGCTTATTCCGGTGCCCGCGCTGGTATCGACTATGCCATTAAAGTGGCCGCCGTGGAATATCAGGAAAAGAAAATCCGTTTTAACTCTATTGCCGCCGGTATGATTCAAACCGATATGACGGATATGTTTTTTGCGATGCCGTCGGTGGTTCAGGCGCATTTGGATGAAACCCCTTGTGGCCGTATGGGTACCGTAGATGATATGGCGGAAGCTGCGCTCTATCTGGCTGATGATTCACGCTCGGGTTATATCAATGGCCAGGTGCTGGACCTTTCCGGTGGTCAGCAGATGGGTCATCTGCCGCGTTTTGATCTCTAA
- a CDS encoding spinster family MFS transporter, whose translation MDQSATPPEQETPYSQASSRYYMLGVLTLIYAVNFIDRQLLAILQEPIKAELGLSDGQLGLLTGFAFAVFYVTAGIPIASLADKANRRNIIANVVALWSVMTAACGLAQNYWQLLAARIGVGVGEAGCSPPAHSMLSDVFPPSFRATALSIYSSGINVGILFGFLLGGWLNEFFGWRVAFIVVGLPGVLIALLVKFSIAEPIRGFSEDRQAAAKAKPSKLNDVLKLIWSRPSLRHLMFAGSLSAFSGYSVTSWIASYILRNYEMGTGELGTWLALTIGVFGAIGTLCSGVIADRLGRRDQRWYMWLPAIASLLAAPFFALTMMASSAQATLLINIVPMMLSTVYVGSCVAMIHGMLNINMRATGSAVFYFILNIIGLGLGPYSVGLLSDYLQIDYGVDGLRYAMMILICSAWLWSTVHYYWASKTLKQDLARVPD comes from the coding sequence ATGGATCAGTCAGCGACACCCCCTGAACAAGAAACCCCTTATAGTCAGGCTTCGTCCCGTTACTATATGCTGGGTGTGCTGACCTTGATCTATGCGGTTAATTTTATTGACCGTCAATTGCTGGCTATTTTGCAAGAACCGATTAAAGCCGAATTGGGTTTATCGGATGGCCAGCTGGGTTTGTTGACCGGCTTTGCCTTTGCAGTATTTTATGTCACAGCCGGTATCCCCATTGCCAGTCTTGCCGATAAAGCCAACCGTAGAAATATTATTGCCAATGTCGTTGCGCTGTGGAGTGTGATGACCGCCGCCTGCGGTCTGGCACAAAATTATTGGCAGTTATTGGCTGCCCGTATTGGGGTTGGCGTTGGTGAGGCCGGTTGCAGTCCACCAGCACATTCCATGTTGTCCGATGTATTCCCCCCTTCATTTAGAGCGACAGCCTTGTCGATTTACTCCTCAGGGATTAATGTTGGTATCTTATTTGGTTTTTTATTAGGCGGTTGGCTCAATGAATTTTTTGGCTGGCGGGTCGCTTTTATTGTTGTTGGTTTGCCGGGTGTATTAATTGCTCTGTTAGTAAAGTTTTCAATCGCGGAACCTATTCGAGGCTTTTCTGAAGATAGGCAGGCGGCAGCCAAGGCCAAACCCAGTAAATTAAACGATGTGCTAAAACTAATTTGGTCGCGTCCCAGTTTGCGTCACTTGATGTTTGCCGGCTCCTTATCTGCGTTTAGTGGTTATAGCGTTACTAGTTGGATTGCCTCATATATTTTAAGAAATTATGAGATGGGTACCGGTGAGCTCGGTACATGGCTGGCGTTGACGATTGGCGTCTTTGGTGCAATCGGTACGCTATGCTCCGGGGTGATTGCTGACCGTTTGGGGCGGCGTGATCAGCGCTGGTATATGTGGTTGCCTGCCATTGCTTCGCTATTAGCTGCGCCGTTTTTTGCGTTGACCATGATGGCCTCTTCGGCGCAGGCTACGCTATTAATTAATATTGTCCCGATGATGTTATCCACAGTGTATGTGGGTAGTTGCGTCGCGATGATTCACGGTATGTTAAATATTAATATGCGCGCCACGGGGTCAGCGGTCTTTTATTTTATTCTGAATATTATTGGCCTGGGTTTAGGGCCTTATTCCGTTGGTCTGCTCAGTGATTATCTGCAGATTGATTACGGCGTTGATGGGCTGCGCTATGCCATGATGATTTTAATCTGCTCGGCCTGGCTGTGGTCTACGGTACATTATTATTGGGCATCAAAAACGCTAAAACAGGACCTGGCCAGAGTACCAGATTAA
- a CDS encoding DUF2834 domain-containing protein — MSAVRILYLLLTVAGLVMPWYFNLQFMAQYGDGFNLDQFIADSSLNAASKSLGWDLMVACIAGLCWMFFESRRLGLRFFWVYIVLTFGVAFAFAFPLFLFVRQGKLESIEQTTNSLS, encoded by the coding sequence ATGAGTGCAGTGCGTATTTTATATTTACTATTAACCGTAGCGGGTTTAGTGATGCCCTGGTATTTCAATCTGCAATTTATGGCGCAGTATGGTGATGGCTTTAATCTCGATCAATTTATTGCCGATAGCAGTTTAAATGCCGCGTCCAAGTCTTTGGGTTGGGATTTGATGGTAGCTTGCATTGCTGGCCTATGCTGGATGTTTTTTGAGTCGAGAAGACTGGGGCTGCGTTTTTTCTGGGTTTATATTGTACTGACCTTTGGTGTGGCTTTTGCTTTTGCCTTCCCTTTATTTTTATTTGTCCGCCAGGGCAAGCTTGAAAGCATAGAACAAACAACTAACAGTTTATCTTAA
- a CDS encoding VOC family protein has product MISYVTVGTNDFARAEGFFNELLVELNVAQSMKTDRMIFWADESQGVGFSVVKPLDGEPATVGNGVMIALSAKDKDQVDRAYHKALSLGGTDEGEPGIRGLGFYVAYFRDLDGNKFNIFCAKP; this is encoded by the coding sequence ATGATTTCTTATGTCACAGTAGGCACCAATGATTTTGCGCGTGCCGAAGGTTTTTTTAATGAGCTCTTAGTCGAGTTAAATGTGGCTCAGTCCATGAAAACTGATCGCATGATTTTTTGGGCTGATGAATCGCAAGGTGTAGGCTTTTCTGTGGTCAAGCCACTCGATGGTGAGCCTGCAACCGTTGGCAATGGGGTAATGATTGCGCTATCCGCCAAAGATAAAGACCAGGTGGACCGCGCCTATCATAAGGCTCTGTCATTAGGCGGTACCGATGAGGGTGAGCCCGGTATTCGCGGTCTTGGTTTTTATGTGGCGTATTTCAGGGATTTGGATGGTAATAAATTTAATATTTTCTGTGCCAAGCCTTAA
- a CDS encoding PQQ-dependent dehydrogenase, methanol/ethanol family: MLRLLSVVCLLFSAFSYSEINNQAIANPDQDGGWYSYGRTYSEQRFSPERAINDQTVSKLSLDWSLELPSMKSLNATPLVVDGVMYFSGTHSVVIAVNALTGAELWRYDPKSLAALQQNRRQETMMSWGTSRGIAFWKGRVFVGTADGRLIAIDAKTGVPVWVVQTTAIDGPLGITGAPRVFNDTVIIGNGGSEFGPVRGYVTAYDTETGKQRWRFYSVPGNPADGFENKAMAMAAKTWKGEWWKHGGGGTVWNAITYDPEYNRVYLGTGNGAPWNQKIRSPGGGDNLFLCAIVALDADTGEYIWHYQTNPGETWDYNSAMDIMLADLELDQQQRKVIMHAPKNGFFYVIDRDNGKVISAEKFSKVTWAERIDLTTGRPVEDPSARYMSEPALVWPSGYGAHNWHAMSYSPNTGLVYIPTQEIPSLFDDSELDLEQWQSSMFRWSVGTNKVTEDFPADIGSSSLLAWDPVKQQKAWEKPLPGAWNGGTLATAGNLVFQGTAAGHLVAYRADSGKELWRFPVGVGISAPPISYSINGKQYISVLAGWGGATYFGLSLFAQHGWEYGVHTRRLLTFSLQGSATLPPFAAPLTALQYVDNPKQVIDEKKAARGKSAFAETCFYCHGYGMVAGGGAPDLRASTMAANKALFQQIVKGGLLQQRGMPAFSGFSDQRIDDLYEYIRWRARESANASRAVQPQP, encoded by the coding sequence ATGTTGCGTTTACTGTCAGTTGTCTGCCTTTTATTTTCGGCTTTCTCTTATAGCGAGATTAATAATCAAGCCATCGCCAACCCTGATCAGGATGGCGGTTGGTATTCCTATGGCCGCACCTATAGCGAACAACGTTTTAGCCCTGAGCGTGCCATTAATGACCAGACTGTCAGCAAGCTGTCGCTGGATTGGTCTCTAGAACTTCCCTCAATGAAATCTTTAAATGCCACTCCCTTAGTGGTGGATGGCGTGATGTATTTTTCTGGCACGCATTCAGTCGTGATTGCTGTCAATGCGTTAACCGGTGCTGAGCTGTGGCGCTATGACCCCAAAAGTCTGGCAGCCTTGCAGCAAAACCGCCGTCAGGAAACTATGATGTCCTGGGGGACCAGTAGGGGTATTGCCTTTTGGAAGGGGCGTGTTTTTGTTGGTACGGCCGATGGTCGCTTGATTGCTATTGATGCTAAAACGGGTGTGCCGGTCTGGGTGGTACAAACCACAGCCATTGATGGGCCTTTAGGCATTACCGGTGCCCCGAGAGTATTTAATGATACGGTAATTATTGGTAATGGCGGCTCTGAATTTGGTCCGGTCCGTGGTTATGTCACCGCCTACGATACCGAAACCGGTAAGCAGCGCTGGCGGTTTTATAGTGTACCCGGCAACCCCGCCGATGGTTTTGAAAATAAAGCCATGGCCATGGCCGCCAAAACCTGGAAAGGCGAGTGGTGGAAGCACGGTGGTGGCGGTACGGTTTGGAATGCCATTACCTATGACCCGGAGTATAACCGTGTTTATTTAGGCACCGGCAACGGCGCTCCCTGGAATCAAAAAATCCGCAGTCCCGGTGGTGGCGATAATTTATTTCTTTGCGCTATCGTCGCTTTGGATGCCGATACCGGTGAATATATCTGGCATTATCAAACCAACCCCGGTGAAACCTGGGATTATAATTCGGCTATGGACATTATGCTGGCGGATCTGGAGTTAGACCAGCAGCAGCGCAAGGTGATTATGCATGCACCTAAAAATGGATTTTTTTATGTTATCGATCGTGACAATGGCAAGGTTATTTCCGCAGAAAAATTTAGCAAAGTCACTTGGGCTGAACGTATCGATCTTACAACAGGGCGGCCGGTTGAAGACCCAAGTGCCCGCTATATGAGCGAACCGGCACTGGTATGGCCCAGCGGTTACGGTGCCCATAATTGGCATGCTATGTCCTATAGCCCGAACACCGGTCTGGTGTATATTCCTACTCAGGAAATCCCCAGCTTGTTTGATGATAGCGAGTTGGATTTAGAGCAATGGCAGAGCAGCATGTTCCGCTGGAGTGTGGGCACCAATAAAGTCACCGAGGATTTTCCCGCTGATATCGGCAGTAGCTCGCTACTGGCCTGGGACCCTGTCAAACAACAAAAAGCGTGGGAAAAACCTTTGCCCGGCGCCTGGAATGGCGGCACATTGGCGACTGCGGGTAATCTGGTTTTCCAGGGTACGGCGGCGGGGCACTTAGTTGCCTATCGCGCAGACAGCGGCAAAGAACTATGGCGTTTTCCTGTGGGTGTCGGTATCTCAGCGCCACCGATCAGTTATTCGATTAACGGTAAGCAATATATCTCGGTGCTCGCCGGTTGGGGTGGCGCAACCTATTTTGGTCTAAGTTTATTTGCCCAGCATGGCTGGGAATACGGCGTACATACGCGCCGTTTATTAACTTTTTCTTTGCAGGGCAGTGCCACGCTGCCGCCTTTTGCGGCGCCGCTAACGGCCTTGCAATATGTGGACAATCCCAAGCAAGTCATTGATGAGAAAAAAGCAGCAAGGGGTAAGTCTGCTTTTGCAGAAACCTGCTTTTATTGCCACGGCTATGGCATGGTTGCTGGAGGCGGCGCACCGGATTTACGGGCATCGACAATGGCCGCGAATAAAGCCTTATTTCAACAAATCGTCAAGGGGGGGTTATTACAGCAGCGGGGCATGCCAGCCTTTAGCGGTTTTAGTGATCAGCGTATAGATGATTTATATGAATATATTCGCTGGCGCGCGCGGGAGTCGGCTAACGCTAGCCGCGCTGTTCAACCGCAACCGTAA
- a CDS encoding nuclear transport factor 2 family protein, translating into MDTLQSLIDSNAIAQLKARYCDACDNDHDGDQVAALFMEQGSWHRLDQDAVIGKQAIAEYMFSIRDAGGITRSAHMISNPNITVSGDHATANWRFMMTYTATDTGAMHTIIGRYEDKLIRVEGQWLFKTITVAVEQRG; encoded by the coding sequence ATGGACACATTGCAAAGCCTTATAGATAGCAACGCCATTGCGCAACTGAAAGCGCGCTACTGCGATGCCTGTGATAATGACCACGACGGTGACCAGGTCGCCGCATTATTTATGGAACAAGGCAGTTGGCATCGCCTTGATCAGGACGCTGTTATTGGCAAACAAGCGATTGCCGAGTATATGTTCAGTATTAGAGACGCCGGGGGTATTACCCGCTCAGCCCATATGATTAGCAACCCCAACATTACTGTCAGTGGTGACCATGCCACCGCCAACTGGCGTTTTATGATGACCTATACCGCCACGGATACCGGCGCTATGCATACCATTATTGGCCGTTACGAAGATAAGCTGATCCGTGTTGAGGGGCAGTGGCTATTTAAAACCATTACGGTTGCGGTTGAACAGCGCGGCTAG
- a CDS encoding TrmH family RNA methyltransferase, with amino-acid sequence MTDSPEYKKKRAFYDNLLTIYGRKPVLEALQDHSINIYKLHLADSNKSGGIIEQINSLAEQRGIEVQWHNRQALSRISRNSKQDQGVAADIQLDQHQSVSEFIQQQQTNTPYRLLALDSITNPQNLGMIIRSASAGHIDGIIIPRKGCAALSPLVIKASVGTVFKATLIHCETLQQALEQFQQQQATICTLSSHAKDSLFDYQCEQSIIYVLGNETDGVSQAVSQLSDQQLAIPMNNGVESLNVAVTAALIAFVKPQPE; translated from the coding sequence ATGACAGACTCCCCTGAATATAAAAAGAAACGCGCTTTTTATGACAACCTGCTCACCATTTATGGTCGCAAACCGGTATTGGAAGCGCTGCAAGACCACAGTATTAATATCTATAAACTGCATCTGGCAGACAGCAACAAGTCAGGCGGAATTATCGAACAGATCAATTCGCTAGCGGAGCAACGCGGCATTGAAGTGCAATGGCATAACCGTCAGGCTCTCTCCAGAATTTCTCGCAATAGCAAACAGGATCAGGGCGTCGCAGCGGATATCCAGCTAGACCAGCACCAATCTGTTAGCGAATTTATCCAGCAACAGCAAACCAACACGCCCTATCGATTACTGGCACTGGATTCCATCACCAACCCCCAAAACCTGGGCATGATTATCCGTTCAGCCAGTGCCGGCCATATCGATGGCATCATTATCCCGCGTAAAGGCTGCGCCGCATTATCACCTCTGGTGATCAAAGCCAGTGTTGGCACAGTATTTAAAGCAACATTAATCCACTGCGAGACCTTGCAACAAGCTCTGGAACAATTTCAACAACAACAGGCGACAATCTGCACCCTATCCTCCCATGCCAAAGACTCGCTGTTCGACTACCAGTGTGAGCAGTCTATTATTTATGTCCTGGGTAATGAAACCGATGGCGTGTCACAAGCTGTCAGCCAATTGTCTGATCAACAACTGGCAATCCCCATGAATAATGGTGTTGAATCTTTAAATGTCGCGGTTACTGCGGCACTGATCGCCTTTGTCAAACCCCAGCCGGAATAA
- a CDS encoding helix-turn-helix domain-containing protein yields MALFSKPTARALAIIDLLMANPQQTFGLSDMTRRLKLNKATCHAILSTMKSHGFLHQDCKTKAYRLGPSMAAAGHAAFSQYPSLSFAREELELLSKELSMDCSAIARSSSNLVTLVHAQHRLPLSPPAQTGLRLPNIAPLGACFIAWSASNQLQQWIEQAHESQGCYEETLDQQIRITVISIHKRGYEVTLKTDTESTWSQSLDSINKSSQQAIKQYNLDFQQALCQEQYHLDKIDPDINYDIGTISVPVFGCGHEPELVFTANANDTLSGMDIDSIAGQLKRASQRVSLATQEFLQALPG; encoded by the coding sequence ATGGCACTATTCTCTAAGCCAACCGCAAGGGCCTTGGCAATTATTGATCTATTGATGGCAAACCCTCAGCAAACCTTTGGCCTCTCTGATATGACTCGGCGCCTTAAATTAAATAAAGCGACCTGCCACGCCATATTATCGACCATGAAAAGCCATGGTTTTCTGCATCAGGACTGCAAGACAAAGGCTTATCGTCTGGGCCCCTCCATGGCCGCAGCGGGTCATGCTGCCTTTTCTCAATACCCGTCGCTATCCTTTGCCAGAGAGGAATTGGAACTTCTCAGCAAAGAACTCAGTATGGACTGCTCTGCGATAGCCAGGTCAAGCTCAAACCTGGTTACTCTGGTCCACGCCCAACACAGGCTGCCTCTGTCACCGCCTGCACAAACAGGTCTTCGCCTGCCCAATATTGCACCACTGGGGGCTTGCTTTATCGCTTGGTCTGCCAGTAATCAGTTACAGCAATGGATTGAACAAGCTCATGAGTCGCAAGGTTGCTACGAGGAAACACTCGACCAACAAATTAGGATAACCGTCATATCCATTCATAAACGCGGCTATGAGGTCACCCTGAAAACCGACACAGAATCCACCTGGAGCCAGAGCCTGGACAGCATCAACAAAAGCTCACAGCAAGCGATTAAGCAATATAACCTGGATTTCCAGCAGGCACTTTGTCAAGAACAGTACCACCTCGATAAAATTGATCCAGATATTAACTACGATATTGGCACTATTTCCGTACCTGTATTTGGCTGCGGCCATGAACCGGAATTGGTGTTTACCGCTAATGCCAATGACACACTTAGCGGGATGGACATTGACTCCATTGCCGGTCAATTAAAACGGGCATCACAGCGGGTTAGCCTGGCAACACAAGAATTTCTGCAAGCCCTGCCAGGTTGA
- a CDS encoding PaaI family thioesterase, with amino-acid sequence MTETLQQQLAETIAKKDMAALIANIPYATLIGIEGLAIGEDFIFKLPQKDDNLGNPTLPAIHGGVLGGFMETSGALYVMMFSKQFTIPKVVDFSIDYLSPGRHCDSFARCTVVRQGRKIANVAITAWQSQEDKPIATARAHFLLT; translated from the coding sequence ATGACTGAAACCCTGCAACAACAACTGGCAGAGACTATAGCCAAGAAAGATATGGCGGCCTTAATCGCCAATATTCCTTACGCTACCCTGATTGGCATCGAAGGCCTGGCCATTGGTGAAGACTTTATTTTTAAGTTACCTCAGAAAGACGACAACCTCGGTAACCCAACCTTGCCCGCCATTCACGGCGGCGTACTGGGAGGGTTTATGGAAACCTCCGGCGCACTCTATGTGATGATGTTTTCCAAACAATTCACCATTCCTAAAGTGGTGGATTTCTCAATTGATTACCTCAGCCCAGGCCGCCACTGCGACAGCTTTGCTCGCTGCACCGTAGTCAGGCAGGGCAGAAAAATTGCCAATGTGGCTATCACAGCCTGGCAATCTCAGGAGGATAAACCTATTGCCACCGCCCGAGCCCACTTCCTGCTCACATAA
- a CDS encoding PaaI family thioesterase translates to MTADKTPFTVEVMQMIFDAIRHCKVLGITIDSVEGKQLTSKLPYSKKIVGNPATGVIHGGALTTLLDTTCGMSVPIALGEFRISPTLDLRIDYMSAAKPNLDIYGRAEVYRITKNVVFSKGIAYQDDEHQPIAHCVATFMLLPKDVADTDMVQHSIENLND, encoded by the coding sequence ATGACGGCAGATAAAACCCCCTTTACAGTCGAAGTCATGCAAATGATTTTTGACGCCATCAGGCACTGCAAGGTGCTGGGCATTACCATCGATAGCGTTGAGGGCAAACAACTGACGTCAAAGCTGCCCTATTCCAAAAAAATTGTTGGCAACCCAGCTACCGGGGTTATCCATGGCGGCGCGCTAACCACCTTACTCGATACCACCTGCGGTATGTCAGTACCTATTGCTCTCGGTGAGTTCCGTATCTCCCCCACCCTGGATTTACGCATTGATTATATGTCGGCCGCCAAGCCTAATCTGGATATCTATGGACGCGCCGAAGTGTATCGCATTACTAAAAATGTGGTTTTCTCAAAAGGTATTGCTTATCAGGACGATGAACACCAACCGATTGCCCACTGCGTTGCTACCTTTATGCTATTACCCAAAGACGTCGCTGATACCGATATGGTGCAGCACTCGATAGAGAACCTCAATGACTGA
- a CDS encoding sensor histidine kinase — MTNKPEHNEENNVDFSMLLASSVHDIKNSLSMLLTSLDEVIDITTEERPEHRRSYSILRGEASRINNALIYLLGLYRLQNEQLSLNLQEVFIADFLEEQVESQQLLFDVNNIKVSIDCDENMTGYFDENLIAGVINNILVNCAKYTQDSITLSVEQNNQYLTISILDNGSGYPQGIIDHISNDNRSIDFNSGSTNLGLFFSQQIASIHHCKGRTGAIELSNSETGGGCFKLILP, encoded by the coding sequence ATGACGAATAAGCCAGAGCACAACGAAGAAAACAACGTCGACTTTTCGATGCTACTTGCGTCCTCCGTCCATGACATCAAAAACTCCTTAAGCATGCTGCTAACCTCATTAGATGAGGTCATTGATATAACAACTGAAGAGCGGCCGGAACACCGTAGAAGCTACAGTATATTGCGCGGCGAAGCTTCTCGTATCAACAATGCCTTGATTTATTTGTTGGGACTTTATCGTCTGCAAAACGAACAGCTCTCACTTAATTTACAGGAAGTGTTTATAGCTGACTTTCTGGAAGAACAAGTAGAAAGCCAACAGCTGTTATTTGATGTGAACAATATCAAGGTAAGCATTGATTGCGATGAGAACATGACCGGCTATTTTGATGAGAACCTGATTGCCGGAGTGATTAATAATATTCTGGTGAATTGCGCCAAATACACCCAAGACTCGATCACCCTGTCCGTCGAGCAGAACAACCAGTATTTAACCATTAGCATTCTTGATAATGGCAGCGGCTACCCACAGGGCATTATCGACCATATCAGCAACGATAATCGCAGCATTGACTTTAATAGCGGCAGCACCAACCTTGGTTTGTTTTTCTCACAGCAAATTGCCTCCATTCATCACTGCAAAGGCCGCACAGGCGCGATAGAATTATCTAACAGTGAAACCGGTGGCGGCTGTTTTAAACTGATCCTTCCCTAA